One Campylobacter concisus DNA segment encodes these proteins:
- the rplQ gene encoding 50S ribosomal protein L17 yields the protein MRHKHGYRKLGRTSSHRSALLKNLAIAIIKSEKIETTLPKAKELRSYVEKLITRARKGDSNAHRAVFASLQDKETTNKLVTEVAPKFKERNGGYTRIIKTRVRRGDAAEMAYIELVAE from the coding sequence ATGAGACATAAACACGGATATCGCAAACTTGGTAGAACGTCATCTCATAGATCTGCATTGCTTAAGAATTTAGCGATAGCTATCATCAAAAGCGAAAAGATAGAGACAACTTTACCAAAAGCAAAAGAGCTTAGAAGCTATGTTGAAAAGCTTATCACAAGAGCTAGAAAGGGCGACTCTAACGCTCATAGAGCAGTATTTGCTTCATTGCAAGACAAAGAGACTACAAATAAGCTAGTTACTGAAGTAGCTCCAAAATTTAAAGAGCGCAACGGTGGCTATACAAGAATCATCAAAACTCGCGTTCGCAGAGGCGACGCAGCTGAGATGGCTTATATAGAGCTAGTAGCTGAATAA
- a CDS encoding DNA-directed RNA polymerase subunit alpha translates to MRKITTSAYMPTEIEVKSVSENVANITAYPFEAGYAVTLAHPLRRLLYTSTVGFAPIGVKIKGVSHEFDSMRGMLEDVAFFIINLKKIRFKLKSGSEREVIEYSFKGPKEITGADLNNDLVEIVNPDAYLATINEDAELNFSVIIQKGIGYVPSEEIREEIEDEYIALDAFFTPVKKAVYEIQNVLVEDDPDYEKIVFTITTDGQVGPVEAFKNCLEAMYQQMSVFKGILDIDVSAPVASSSASGEFSKLLSSVEDLNLSARSFNCLDKADIRFIGELALMDENELKELKNLGKKSLEEIKAVMEEIGYPVGVDVLKDSKEQLRKKITELKSQMSAKE, encoded by the coding sequence ATGAGAAAGATTACCACATCAGCTTATATGCCAACTGAAATAGAAGTTAAAAGTGTTAGCGAAAATGTTGCTAACATTACAGCATATCCTTTTGAAGCAGGTTATGCTGTTACTTTGGCTCACCCACTACGCCGTCTTCTTTACACAAGTACAGTAGGCTTTGCCCCTATTGGTGTAAAGATAAAAGGCGTTAGCCACGAATTTGATAGTATGCGTGGCATGCTTGAAGACGTAGCGTTTTTTATTATAAATTTGAAAAAGATCAGATTTAAGTTAAAAAGCGGCAGTGAGCGTGAAGTTATAGAGTATAGCTTTAAAGGACCAAAAGAGATAACTGGCGCTGACCTAAATAACGACCTAGTTGAGATCGTTAATCCAGATGCATATCTTGCGACTATCAACGAAGATGCTGAGTTGAATTTCTCAGTTATCATCCAAAAAGGTATCGGATATGTTCCTAGTGAAGAGATCAGAGAAGAGATCGAAGACGAGTACATCGCACTAGACGCTTTCTTTACACCTGTTAAAAAAGCAGTTTATGAGATACAAAACGTCTTGGTTGAAGATGACCCAGACTACGAGAAGATCGTATTTACGATAACAACAGATGGTCAAGTTGGTCCAGTAGAAGCTTTTAAAAATTGTTTAGAAGCTATGTATCAACAAATGTCAGTATTTAAAGGAATTTTAGATATTGACGTTAGTGCCCCAGTTGCTAGTTCAAGCGCAAGCGGCGAGTTTTCAAAGCTACTTTCTAGTGTAGAAGATCTAAATTTAAGCGCTAGAAGTTTTAACTGCCTTGACAAAGCCGATATAAGATTTATCGGCGAGCTTGCGTTGATGGACGAAAATGAGCTTAAAGAGCTTAAAAATTTAGGTAAAAAATCTCTTGAAGAGATAAAAGCGGTTATGGAAGAGATAGGCTATCCAGTTGGTGTCGATGTGTTAAAAGATAGCAAAGAGCAACTCAGAAAGAAAATAACCGAGCTAAAATCACAAATGAGTGCAAAAGAATAA
- the rpsD gene encoding 30S ribosomal protein S4 yields MARYTGPVEKLERRLGVSLALKGERRLAGKSALEKRPYAPGQHGQRRAKISEYGLQLREKQKAKFMYGVSEKQFRRLFQEAARREGNTGALLVQLLEQRLDNVVYRMGFATTRRFARQLVTHGHILVNGKRVDIPSYRVEPGSKVEVAEKSKNNPQIVRAIDLTAQTGIVAWVDVEKEKKFGIFTRNPEREEVIIPVEERFIVELYSK; encoded by the coding sequence ATGGCTAGATATACAGGACCTGTTGAAAAATTAGAAAGACGTCTTGGTGTGTCTCTTGCGTTAAAAGGCGAAAGAAGACTTGCTGGTAAAAGCGCTTTAGAAAAAAGACCTTATGCGCCAGGACAACACGGACAAAGAAGAGCAAAAATAAGCGAATATGGCTTACAACTTCGTGAGAAGCAAAAAGCTAAATTTATGTATGGTGTTTCAGAGAAACAATTTAGAAGATTGTTTCAAGAAGCAGCACGCCGCGAGGGCAACACTGGTGCTCTTTTGGTTCAACTACTAGAGCAGAGATTAGACAATGTTGTTTACAGAATGGGCTTTGCAACGACTCGTCGTTTTGCTCGCCAGCTTGTAACTCACGGACATATTTTAGTAAATGGCAAGAGAGTGGATATCCCATCTTACAGAGTAGAGCCAGGCTCTAAAGTAGAAGTTGCTGAGAAATCTAAAAACAATCCACAAATCGTTCGTGCGATCGATCTTACAGCTCAAACTGGCATCGTTGCATGGGTAGACGTGGAAAAAGAGAAAAAATTTGGAATTTTCACTAGAAATCCAGAAAGAGAAGAGGTTATCATTCCTGTTGAGGAAAGATTTATAGTAGAGCTTTACTCAAAATAA
- the rpsK gene encoding 30S ribosomal protein S11, with protein MAKRKIVKKKVVRKSIAKGIVYISATFNNTMVTVTDEMGNAIAWSSAGGLGFKGSKKSTPYAAQQAVEDALNKAKEHGIKEVGIKVQGPGSGRETAVKSVGGVEGIKVTFFKDITPLPHNGCRPPKRRRV; from the coding sequence ATGGCGAAAAGAAAAATTGTTAAGAAAAAAGTAGTTAGAAAAAGCATAGCCAAAGGTATCGTTTATATCAGTGCAACATTTAACAATACTATGGTAACTGTAACTGATGAAATGGGAAATGCTATTGCATGGAGTAGTGCAGGTGGCTTAGGCTTTAAGGGTAGTAAAAAATCAACTCCTTATGCAGCTCAACAAGCTGTAGAAGATGCTTTAAACAAAGCAAAAGAACACGGCATTAAAGAAGTTGGCATTAAGGTTCAAGGTCCAGGTAGCGGACGTGAAACGGCTGTTAAGAGTGTAGGTGGCGTAGAGGGTATAAAAGTAACTTTCTTCAAAGATATCACACCTTTACCACACAATGGTTGCAGACCGCCAAAACGCCGCCGCGTATAA
- the rpsM gene encoding 30S ribosomal protein S13: MARIAGVDLPNKKRIEYGLTYIYGIGLYKSRQILDAAGISYDKRVYELSEDEAAAIRKEIQEHHVVEGDLRKQVAMDIKALMDLGSYRGLRHRKGLPVRGQKTKTNARTRKGRRKTVGAATK, encoded by the coding sequence ATGGCACGTATTGCAGGTGTAGATTTACCAAACAAAAAGAGAATCGAGTATGGTTTGACTTATATCTATGGTATAGGTCTTTATAAATCTCGTCAAATTCTTGACGCAGCTGGAATTTCTTACGACAAGAGAGTTTATGAGCTTAGCGAAGACGAAGCAGCAGCTATCCGTAAAGAAATTCAAGAGCACCACGTCGTTGAGGGTGATTTGAGAAAACAAGTTGCTATGGATATCAAAGCTCTTATGGATCTTGGAAGTTATAGAGGTCTTCGCCACAGAAAGGGTCTTCCTGTTCGTGGTCAAAAGACTAAAACTAATGCTAGAACCAGAAAAGGCAGACGTAAAACTGTCGGTGCGGCTACTAAGTAA
- the rpmJ gene encoding 50S ribosomal protein L36 has product MKVRPSVKKMCDKCKIVKRSGIIRVICENPKHKQRQG; this is encoded by the coding sequence ATGAAAGTTCGTCCTTCTGTAAAGAAGATGTGTGACAAATGTAAAATTGTCAAACGTAGTGGCATAATTCGTGTTATCTGCGAAAATCCAAAACATAAACAAAGACAAGGATAA
- the infA gene encoding translation initiation factor IF-1 has translation MAKDDVIEIDGNVVEALPNATFKVELDNKHIILCHIAGKMRMHYIKIMPGDRVKVELTPYSLDKGRITYRYK, from the coding sequence GTGGCAAAAGACGATGTCATTGAGATTGATGGAAATGTTGTTGAAGCACTGCCAAATGCAACTTTTAAAGTTGAGCTCGACAACAAACATATAATTTTATGTCATATCGCCGGAAAGATGAGAATGCATTATATAAAGATAATGCCTGGCGACCGCGTAAAAGTAGAACTTACGCCATATAGCCTAGACAAGGGCAGGATCACTTATAGATATAAGTAA
- the map gene encoding type I methionyl aminopeptidase yields the protein MAITLKRPAEIEKMRAANKIVARTLDHVSTIIKPGISLLEIDKICEDMIRAAGAKPAFKGLYGFPNAACISVNEVVIHGIPNEYKLKEGDIVSVDIGSNLDGYFGDSARTFGVGKISKDDEDLIACSKDALYFAIDFIRAGMHFKEISYELEKFILGRGYVPLRGYCGHGIGKRPHEEPEIPNYLEGNNPKAGPKIKEGMVFCIEPMICQKDGTPVLGSDNWKVTSKDGLRTSHYEHCIAIVNGKAEILSQA from the coding sequence ATGGCTATCACGCTAAAAAGACCAGCTGAGATAGAGAAAATGAGAGCGGCGAATAAGATCGTCGCTCGAACACTTGATCACGTTTCTACGATCATAAAACCCGGAATTTCCCTTCTTGAGATAGATAAAATTTGCGAAGATATGATAAGAGCTGCTGGAGCAAAACCTGCCTTTAAAGGGCTTTACGGCTTTCCAAATGCAGCTTGCATAAGCGTCAATGAAGTGGTGATCCACGGAATTCCAAACGAATACAAACTAAAAGAGGGCGATATCGTTAGTGTTGATATTGGCTCAAATTTAGATGGTTATTTTGGCGATTCGGCTAGGACTTTTGGGGTTGGTAAAATTTCAAAAGATGACGAGGATTTGATCGCTTGCTCAAAAGACGCGCTTTATTTTGCGATTGATTTTATAAGAGCTGGTATGCATTTTAAAGAGATTAGCTACGAGCTTGAGAAATTTATACTAGGTAGAGGCTATGTGCCTTTGCGCGGATATTGCGGTCATGGCATAGGTAAAAGGCCACATGAAGAGCCGGAAATTCCAAACTATCTTGAAGGAAACAACCCAAAAGCTGGACCAAAGATAAAAGAGGGAATGGTTTTTTGTATAGAGCCGATGATCTGCCAAAAAGATGGCACGCCAGTTTTAGGAAGCGATAACTGGAAAGTAACCTCAAAAGATGGTTTGAGAACTAGCCATTATGAGCATTGTATAGCGATAGTTAATGGCAAAGCTGAAATTTTAAGTCAAGCGTGA
- the secY gene encoding preprotein translocase subunit SecY, with the protein MDKTLTNKILITLAFLFAYRILAYVPVPGVNVDVIKEFFNSNNSNALGLFNMFSGKAAERLSIISLGIMPYITASIIMELLAATFPKLGQMKKERDGMQKYMQIIRYATIVITLVQSIGVSIGLQSLSGRGGEQAIMIDMNLFIAISAVSMLTGTMLLMWIGEQITQRGIGNGISLIIFAGIVSGIPSAIGGTVNLVNTSEMNFLTVIAILVIILATIGAIIFVEMGERRIPISYSRKVIMENQNKRIMNYIPIKVNLSGVIPPIFASAILMFPSTILQASTNPVIQAINDFLSPNGYMFNVLTFLFIIFFAFFYASIVFNTKDISENLKKQGGFIPGVRPGESTASYLNEVAGRLTLGGALYLGIISTLPWVLVKTMGVPFYFGGTSVLIVVSVALDTMRRIEAQSYTNKYQTLSAVGL; encoded by the coding sequence ATGGATAAAACACTGACCAACAAGATTTTAATCACGTTGGCATTTTTGTTCGCATACAGGATACTGGCTTATGTGCCAGTTCCTGGTGTTAATGTCGACGTAATTAAAGAATTTTTCAATTCAAACAATAGCAACGCCTTGGGTCTATTTAATATGTTTAGTGGTAAAGCCGCTGAGCGTTTAAGTATCATATCTCTAGGCATCATGCCTTACATCACAGCTTCGATCATCATGGAGCTTCTAGCAGCGACATTTCCAAAGTTAGGTCAGATGAAAAAAGAGCGCGACGGTATGCAAAAATATATGCAAATCATACGTTATGCAACTATCGTTATCACTCTTGTACAATCAATCGGCGTTTCTATCGGACTTCAAAGCTTAAGCGGTCGTGGCGGCGAGCAAGCTATCATGATAGATATGAATTTATTTATCGCGATCTCTGCTGTATCTATGCTAACTGGCACTATGCTACTTATGTGGATAGGCGAGCAGATCACACAGCGCGGTATAGGCAATGGTATAAGTCTTATCATCTTTGCGGGCATCGTCTCTGGCATACCTAGTGCTATCGGCGGAACTGTAAATTTGGTAAATACTTCTGAGATGAATTTCCTAACAGTCATCGCTATTTTGGTGATTATTCTAGCGACCATTGGCGCTATTATCTTTGTCGAGATGGGCGAAAGACGTATCCCTATTTCTTACTCAAGAAAAGTGATAATGGAAAATCAAAACAAACGTATAATGAACTATATACCGATCAAAGTAAATTTAAGTGGCGTTATCCCACCGATATTTGCTAGTGCGATTTTGATGTTTCCAAGCACTATTTTGCAGGCTAGCACAAATCCAGTAATCCAGGCTATCAACGACTTTTTAAGTCCAAATGGCTATATGTTTAACGTTTTAACATTTTTATTTATAATCTTCTTTGCATTTTTCTATGCATCGATCGTCTTTAACACAAAAGATATAAGTGAAAATTTAAAGAAACAAGGTGGATTTATCCCTGGTGTTAGACCAGGCGAAAGTACAGCTAGCTATCTAAACGAAGTAGCTGGCAGACTAACTTTAGGTGGAGCTTTATACTTAGGTATTATTTCAACACTACCTTGGGTACTTGTCAAGACTATGGGCGTACCATTTTATTTTGGTGGTACATCAGTGCTTATCGTGGTTTCAGTAGCACTTGATACGATGAGACGTATAGAAGCTCAGTCTTATACAAACAAATACCAAACTCTAAGTGCAGTAGGTCTATAA
- the rplO gene encoding 50S ribosomal protein L15 yields the protein MALEKLTPAAGSTHATKRIGRGQGSGNGKTAGKGNKGQRARKGYNEKRGFEGGQQPLQRRLPKVGFASKFEKPYVINVEKITAIKELAEISIATIASVHKIAKSVTKIKLIGASAKALASKIKDENVSVSGTK from the coding sequence ATGGCATTAGAAAAATTAACACCTGCTGCAGGTTCAACTCATGCAACTAAAAGAATAGGTCGTGGTCAAGGCAGTGGCAATGGTAAAACTGCTGGCAAAGGTAATAAAGGTCAAAGAGCAAGAAAAGGCTACAATGAAAAAAGAGGTTTTGAGGGCGGACAACAACCACTTCAAAGACGTCTTCCAAAAGTAGGCTTTGCATCTAAATTTGAAAAACCTTATGTTATCAATGTTGAGAAGATCACAGCTATAAAAGAGCTTGCTGAAATTTCAATAGCAACAATAGCTAGCGTTCATAAAATCGCAAAGAGCGTTACTAAGATAAAACTAATCGGTGCAAGCGCAAAAGCTCTTGCTTCAAAGATCAAAGACGAGAACGTTAGCGTTAGCGGAACAAAATAA
- the rpsE gene encoding 30S ribosomal protein S5 encodes MEKYNREEFEEVIVDIGRVTKVVKGGRRFRFTALVVVGNRNGLVGFGYGKAKEVPDAMRKAIDDAFKNIIHVKIKGTTIPHDVEVKYNASRMLLRPASEGTGVIAGGSARPIIELAGIKDILTKSLGSNNSANVVRATIKALSLLKS; translated from the coding sequence ATGGAAAAATATAATAGAGAAGAATTTGAAGAAGTAATCGTCGATATCGGTCGGGTTACAAAGGTTGTTAAAGGTGGTCGTAGATTTAGATTTACAGCTTTAGTTGTTGTTGGTAATAGAAATGGCCTAGTTGGCTTTGGATATGGCAAAGCTAAAGAGGTGCCAGATGCGATGAGAAAAGCAATTGACGACGCATTTAAAAATATTATCCATGTTAAGATCAAAGGCACAACTATCCCTCACGATGTAGAGGTAAAATATAACGCAAGTAGAATGTTACTTCGCCCAGCTAGCGAGGGTACTGGTGTTATCGCTGGTGGTAGTGCACGTCCTATTATCGAGCTTGCAGGTATTAAGGATATCCTTACTAAATCACTTGGCTCAAACAACTCAGCAAACGTAGTTCGTGCTACTATAAAAGCACTTAGTTTGCTAAAAAGCTAA
- the rplR gene encoding 50S ribosomal protein L18, with protein MTAKVLKRKIALRIKRKRRIRGKISGVATCPRVSIFKSNRTLYVQAIDDVTATTLAAVDGRKIGIKANKEGAVTLAKEFAKALKVKKIDVAIFDRNGYLYHGVIAAFAEALRENGIKL; from the coding sequence ATGACAGCAAAAGTACTAAAAAGAAAAATCGCTCTTAGAATTAAGAGAAAAAGAAGAATCAGAGGTAAAATTTCTGGTGTTGCAACTTGCCCAAGAGTTTCTATTTTCAAATCAAACAGAACTCTTTATGTTCAAGCGATTGATGATGTTACAGCTACTACACTAGCTGCAGTTGATGGTAGAAAAATAGGCATAAAAGCAAACAAAGAAGGTGCGGTCACTTTAGCTAAAGAATTTGCTAAGGCTTTAAAAGTCAAGAAGATAGATGTTGCAATTTTTGATAGAAATGGTTATTTATACCATGGCGTTATCGCAGCATTTGCTGAAGCTTTAAGAGAAAATGGCATCAAGCTATAA
- the rplF gene encoding 50S ribosomal protein L6 has translation MSRIGKQPIAIPSGVDVSVENNVLKFKKGNHLKELDTKGHVDVKIENGHIVFAPKGEDRQSRAYWGTYRALANNIVTGITHGFTRQLEINGVGYKAAAKGKILELSLGFSHLINYELPAGVEASVDKNVITIKGDDKQVVGQVAAQVRGFRPPEPYKGKGVKYLEERIIRKAGKTSKK, from the coding sequence ATGTCACGTATTGGAAAACAGCCTATCGCTATCCCAAGTGGTGTAGACGTTAGCGTTGAAAATAATGTCCTAAAATTTAAAAAGGGCAATCACTTAAAAGAGCTTGACACAAAAGGTCACGTTGATGTCAAGATAGAAAATGGTCATATAGTTTTTGCTCCAAAGGGCGAAGATCGCCAAAGCAGAGCTTACTGGGGAACATATAGAGCACTTGCTAACAACATCGTAACTGGTATCACTCATGGCTTTACCCGCCAGCTTGAGATCAACGGCGTTGGTTACAAAGCAGCTGCAAAAGGCAAAATTTTAGAGCTTTCTCTTGGTTTTTCACACCTTATTAACTATGAGCTACCAGCAGGTGTTGAAGCTAGCGTTGATAAAAACGTTATTACTATCAAAGGTGACGACAAACAAGTAGTAGGTCAAGTGGCTGCTCAAGTTAGAGGATTTAGACCACCTGAGCCATATAAAGGCAAAGGCGTTAAATATCTAGAAGAACGTATCATCCGCAAAGCGGGCAAGACATCTAAGAAGTAA
- the rpsH gene encoding 30S ribosomal protein S8, with translation MLNDLISDGLTRIRNASMRRLETAKLLHSKVVEATLSILAAKGYIESYNVIEEGNKKFINVVLKYDEYGRSVINELKRVSKPGRRVYQGKDDIKRFKNGYGTVIVSTSKGVMSGIEASKAGVGGEVLCTVW, from the coding sequence ATGTTGAACGATTTAATATCAGATGGATTAACACGCATTAGAAATGCAAGTATGAGAAGACTTGAGACTGCAAAATTGCTTCATTCTAAGGTTGTTGAGGCTACTCTTTCTATCCTTGCAGCAAAAGGCTATATCGAGAGCTACAACGTTATCGAAGAAGGTAACAAGAAATTTATAAACGTAGTTTTAAAGTATGATGAGTACGGCAGAAGCGTTATAAACGAGCTTAAAAGGGTTTCAAAACCTGGTCGCCGTGTTTATCAAGGCAAAGACGACATTAAGCGTTTTAAAAATGGTTATGGAACAGTTATCGTTAGCACAAGCAAAGGCGTTATGAGCGGTATTGAAGCAAGTAAAGCTGGCGTTGGTGGCGAGGTTCTTTGTACCGTTTGGTAA
- a CDS encoding type Z 30S ribosomal protein S14 — protein MAKKSMIAKAARKPKFAVRGYTRCQICGRPHSVYKDFGICRVCLRKMANEGLIPGLKKASW, from the coding sequence ATGGCAAAGAAATCAATGATAGCAAAAGCTGCACGCAAGCCAAAATTTGCGGTTCGTGGCTATACTAGATGCCAAATTTGCGGTCGTCCGCACTCTGTTTATAAAGATTTTGGAATTTGCCGTGTTTGCCTAAGAAAAATGGCTAACGAAGGCCTAATACCTGGTCTTAAAAAAGCAAGTTGGTAA
- the rplE gene encoding 50S ribosomal protein L5: MSRLKDKFNETIKPALVKEFDIKNPMLIPALEKIVISVGAGDSAKDQKVLQNMADTISLIAGQKAVITDAKKSVAGFKVREGFPVGIKVTLRKEQMYAFLDKLISVALPRVKDFRGLPKNGFDGRGNYNFGLSEQLMFPEVEYDKILRTHGMNITIATTAKNDKEAFKLLELFGVPFVKGK; encoded by the coding sequence ATGAGTAGATTAAAAGATAAATTTAACGAAACTATCAAACCAGCTCTCGTAAAAGAATTTGACATCAAAAATCCAATGCTTATCCCTGCGCTCGAGAAAATCGTGATCAGTGTAGGTGCTGGAGACTCTGCGAAAGATCAGAAAGTGCTTCAAAATATGGCTGATACCATTTCACTTATCGCTGGACAAAAAGCGGTTATCACTGATGCTAAAAAATCAGTTGCTGGCTTTAAAGTTCGCGAAGGCTTCCCTGTTGGTATCAAAGTAACTTTGAGAAAAGAGCAAATGTATGCTTTCTTAGATAAGCTAATAAGCGTTGCTCTTCCAAGAGTTAAAGACTTCCGTGGTCTTCCAAAAAATGGCTTTGACGGACGTGGAAACTATAACTTTGGTCTTAGCGAGCAGCTAATGTTTCCAGAGGTTGAGTATGATAAAATTTTACGAACTCATGGTATGAATATTACGATTGCTACTACGGCTAAAAATGATAAAGAGGCATTCAAATTGCTAGAGCTATTTGGTGTGCCGTTTGTAAAAGGAAAGTAA
- the rplX gene encoding 50S ribosomal protein L24, producing the protein MANVKFKVKKGDTVKIIAGDDKGKTGKILAVLAKKGQVIVEGCKIAKKAIKPSEKTPNGGHVNKEMPIDISNVAKVEG; encoded by the coding sequence ATGGCTAATGTAAAATTTAAAGTCAAAAAAGGCGATACTGTAAAGATCATCGCTGGTGACGATAAAGGCAAAACTGGTAAAATTTTAGCAGTTCTTGCAAAAAAAGGTCAGGTTATAGTTGAGGGATGCAAAATAGCTAAAAAAGCTATCAAACCAAGCGAAAAAACTCCAAATGGTGGTCACGTAAATAAAGAGATGCCAATTGATATATCAAACGTCGCGAAAGTTGAAGGATAA
- the rplN gene encoding 50S ribosomal protein L14, producing MIQSFTRLAVADNSGAKELMCIKVLGGSKRRYATLGDIIVCSVKKALPNGKIKKGQVVKAVVVRTKREVQRDNGSLIRFDENAAVILDSKKEPVGTRIFGPVGREVRYANFMKIVSLAPEVL from the coding sequence ATGATTCAAAGTTTTACAAGACTTGCAGTTGCTGATAACAGTGGCGCAAAAGAGTTAATGTGTATAAAAGTTCTTGGCGGCAGCAAAAGAAGATACGCTACACTTGGCGATATCATAGTTTGCTCTGTTAAAAAAGCTCTTCCAAATGGTAAGATCAAAAAAGGACAGGTTGTAAAAGCTGTTGTTGTAAGAACTAAAAGAGAGGTTCAAAGAGATAATGGTTCGCTAATCCGCTTCGACGAGAATGCAGCTGTTATACTTGATAGCAAAAAAGAGCCAGTCGGCACTCGTATTTTTGGACCAGTTGGACGTGAAGTTAGATATGCTAACTTTATGAAGATTGTTTCGCTAGCTCCGGAGGTTTTATAA
- the rpsQ gene encoding 30S ribosomal protein S17, protein MALKREIQGVVLQKAGDKTATILVERRVMHPRYHKFVKRFKKYLVHDEKNETRAGDTVVAVECRPLSARKNFRLKAVLAKGVE, encoded by the coding sequence ATGGCATTAAAAAGAGAAATTCAAGGTGTTGTTTTACAAAAAGCTGGAGATAAAACAGCTACTATTTTGGTAGAAAGACGCGTTATGCACCCAAGATACCATAAATTTGTAAAACGCTTTAAGAAGTATTTAGTTCATGATGAGAAAAATGAGACAAGAGCAGGCGATACAGTTGTTGCAGTTGAGTGCAGACCACTTTCAGCTCGCAAGAATTTTCGCTTAAAAGCTGTATTGGCAAAGGGAGTTGAGTAA
- the rpmC gene encoding 50S ribosomal protein L29, which yields MKYTELKDKSVAELNALLKEKKVLLFTLRQKLKTMQLSNPNEISAVRKEIAQINTAISATRQGA from the coding sequence ATGAAATATACTGAGTTAAAAGATAAGAGCGTTGCAGAATTAAACGCGTTGCTAAAAGAGAAAAAGGTGCTTTTATTTACATTGAGACAAAAGCTAAAAACTATGCAGTTAAGCAACCCTAATGAGATTAGTGCTGTTCGCAAAGAGATAGCTCAGATCAACACTGCAATTAGTGCAACAAGACAAGGGGCGTAA
- the rplP gene encoding 50S ribosomal protein L16 yields the protein MLMPKRTKFRKQMKGRNRGYATRGASLATGEFALKAVEAGRVNSRQIEAARQALTRHVKRQAKIWIRVFPDKPLTKKPLQTRMGKGKAGVEEWVMNIKPGRIIFEMAGVDEELAREALTLALHKLPFKSKFVTRESENEIY from the coding sequence ATGTTGATGCCTAAAAGAACGAAATTTCGTAAGCAAATGAAAGGTCGCAACCGTGGTTATGCGACTCGTGGAGCATCTTTAGCAACTGGCGAATTTGCACTTAAAGCTGTTGAAGCTGGTAGGGTAAATTCACGCCAAATAGAAGCTGCTCGTCAAGCTCTAACTCGTCACGTAAAGAGACAGGCTAAAATTTGGATTAGGGTTTTCCCTGACAAGCCACTTACTAAAAAACCTCTACAAACTCGTATGGGTAAAGGTAAGGCTGGAGTTGAAGAGTGGGTTATGAACATTAAACCTGGTCGTATAATATTTGAAATGGCTGGTGTTGACGAAGAGTTGGCTCGTGAAGCTTTAACTTTGGCTCTACACAAACTTCCTTTCAAATCAAAATTTGTAACGCGAGAGAGTGAAAATGAAATATACTGA